Genomic DNA from Puntigrus tetrazona isolate hp1 chromosome 6, ASM1883169v1, whole genome shotgun sequence:
CCTAGGTCAGGGATAGTTTATATTATTTGCTCAGATACTTACAGTGTATTAATAAGTCAAAGATTTTCTCCACTATATAACTATCCGGGTTGATTAAAACTTATTGGAATATTTTCGCATAGCATGACGCATCTACTTCCTGTTGGCTGTTCTCTGAAAACatccgtcaaaataaaagtctctatAACGTGAATATCATAATTTCCTCATCGTCATGCTTTTTTTAGTTCAAGTGACAAggatcaaattaaaatgtagatttgatgtttgccaaaaaaaaagaagaaaagaaatccCGTTCCACTCACTGACCACACGAAAATATTTAGACCAATCGAGTCAAGTATTCCTTAATCTATAAAGTCCGCCACCCTCTGgtgacttttgttttttcataattttccttttttccccccaaacattaaaaataaattatttaatctcTTTGGTAAAATTACATTCAGTTGGTCTACTTTATTCCAGAGCACTAAGACAGTATATGGTTATGTTAGCTTTAGCTGTTCAGCTCCAATTTTGCCGTAGAATAAAATGCACCCGAAATCTGAAAtcatactaaaaataacaacaaattccattttctctgagactgttttaaacattgtcTTTACAACAGGAAAAATGCAAAGTACAAGAccatcaaatgtttatttttcacagtaCAGTTAATTcaggatggaaaaaaaatgtaaatttcaatGAAAAGTATAAAACggcattaaaaagtaaattaagaGGACTAAATTGGGCTTGAGCAATTTACACAGAATAAGAACAAGCTTTTTGTGACAGATATTTCTGTGTTTCTCCATACATTACAGAgcaaaaaatatctataaaacaagttggggaaaaaaaaaaaaataatcagacagAAAACCGAGATCACTCATTTCCTCTTCGACTTCTTTTGTGACTCTTCTTTGACCGACTAGAACATAAAGAGAAAAGTGCAGCATGAAACACAAGggtaaaaacaatcatttaagttcatttgaTATGTCTGAGTATTACCTTTCTGGGGACTTGGAGTGACTGCGATGCCGGTGACTTCTGTGGTGACCTGGAGGAAAATATGCCAATATTTCTTAATGACTGGCTTTGCTATTTACTCTGATTATTTGAATTAACAATTTgcagtgactttttttcttcaagtgCTTTAAATCAGCCTTGCTGTACCTGGAGATTTGGAGCGATGCCTTCTGTCCCTGGATCTGCTGCGGTGTCTGCGGGGACTTTTGCTGCGGTGACGATCCCGATCCCGATCCCGCCTGGGTGATGGACTGAATGAAATCACACAATCAATTACAATGTATAATCTTCTCAAATATGCCATACTAATAATGCATCTAAGGCAATAACACTATTTCATTATATACCTTCGCCTTTTAGGTGACCTGCTTCGtctaaaatgaccaaaaaaaacaaaaacaaagacaatcagaacattaaattattcatcTGTTAAGCCAGAATCCTGAAATAAAAGAATCTTAATGGATGACTAGCACCATCCCTGACCTCCTGGGTGAGCGGCTGCGTCTGTAGCGAGGAGAAGGAGACCTGCGTGGTCGGTCCATATCTCTGTAACTTCTTCTGTGTGGCTCTGGTGTTTGCACTCTCTCTGGCTGCAGCACATACGGAGAGGTTGTGTAACAATCACAATaagtacatacatttaaaataatagttttttgctTGGACAGATTGTCAGACATTGTGATTTATCTTGTACCTTctcttcttcctcatcctcctcatcacTGGTTTCCACTTCATCCAGATCTTCTTCCAGAGCACTAATACGAGCATCCAGCAGCTCAGCTTCCTCCAAGACCTGTCTCTTCTgtggaaagaaaaataaatgaacatgaacattattttaaattgaaatgtatgtgcataaaaatacatcaatgcaaaaattcatatatatatatatatatatatatatatatatatatatatatatatatatatatatatatatatatatatatatatatatatatatatatatatagtccaaCCAACCTGAAGTCTAGGGAGGATGAtgtcacacactctctctgcaTGAAGCAACTCATCTATAAACTCATCGACATGCATCAACTCAAACTCTGCATAAAGAAGAAACATTGTTTGGAAAcatatttttcagtgtaaattGTGTCATGCTACAAACACTCAAAACATTCTAGAAAAACGCCTACCTCCATTTCTGTTCTGGCTTTTAATTTTTCTGTAGTCATTATATAACGGTTCTAAATACTTGTAGCAATCTACAGAAGTTCCGGTCAGGCGCATATACATAGCTCCAAGCAAACGGACGTACCTGGAGATGGAAAAAAACAGATCAGTAACTCAACACACGACACAGTGTGAACGGGAAAATTACAAACCATTACAGACAGAGCGGTTTGCATACTAACTTGAAGTCTTCATTCTTGATGAATTCCACAATAATGTCCTTTTCGGGCTGGATCTGCAGCATCTTTAGGGTCAGACATAAGAATGGAGTAGGCTTGATGTTTCCTCCATATACACCACCAACAAACTTCAGCTCCATCGCTTTGTCCACGACGAGTTCAGCTTGATTTTACGGAGGGAGCAATATTAGTggcatttaaaattatacttcGCACATTAATTTCACATACATGACATATGGCTTaaggtaaatgttttataacagAAATTTAGGAATAacctaaatattttaacatgaacAGTCACAAAACTGCAGCAACCATACTTtgttaaaagtaaatacatttttaagaaaaacgtttttaatgcaagtatcaaatatgataaaacAGGGTTTTGAGGATTATTTATTACTCAAACACCACTGTATTGGATCGCACTATGTTTTGCCCTCcgcaattaaatttaaattaatactagtacattttcttataaataaagccctaaaaacagattaaataaaCCAGCCCATTTTAATACACATATACGAAGTCACTGACTTCGGCTAATGCTGCCAACAGTAATCAATAAACAACAGCAGGttagctttaaaatataattaaataaaacgagGTAGTCCAATAATCACAACTACTTCGAGGTCATTTCTGAGAGTAAGGTTGTTTGTAATGCCACATTCACAAATACAGTGTGCATGTAGTCCGGCACACTTCTCTCACCTGTAAGTCCAAAACACTCCTCTTTCCAGTACTTGGACTCATAAATACGTGTTCGTATAATCTTCTCGACAAGATACTGAGGGTTTGTTCCATGTATGCTATTGGCATCTTTTACCGTCCTATTAGCCATGATTCAAAATTGTAAACGAACGAACGGAAAATCGGGACGCTAATATGCCATGGAGAAATATCGAAGAACGTCTTCCGGGGAACAGCGTGCGTCACATCCGTAAGGTCAAGCTGTATTTTGCTGCCCAATCAAAAACACCTTGTACGTCATCTGCGCGCGAAAGAGTCGTGTGAGCTGTGTGACTGTGCTCTTTAACTACTTCGTGAGATGCGTTcaactttatatatacattcatttatatttctgagCGTTAAAGTGAGACGTGGTGTTGTTgcttattaatttgtttaatacgAGATTTGATACGGTTGCGGAAATTATCGGCTGGTAAGTAAGAAAGAGAGGTGATGGGGATTTAAGGTTGTGTACATAGTGAATTTCGATGTTTGATATCTTAGCTCTTCCTGATGTAATACTGCCTTGGTTTTATTCCTGGtcgcattttaaaacaaaatggaaaTCTGCGACTTAACTTGGCCAAGTGCAAGTTTAGAGTAAAGATATTTTCCTTAATGTCAAGTAtatccctatatatatatatatatatatatatatatatatatatatatatatatatatatatatatatgtgtgtgtgtgtatatgcacacatgcattttttttctgcctgCCACTGTTACTGGTTTCACTGATAATGCCATATTACATTCTTAACTGATGCTGTGCTTTACAGACCTCACATCATACCTGCACCATGAGCCGCTACATCACGAGACTGAGAATGAGAAGAACCTACAAATGGAACGGGAGACCAGTTGGTGAAGACAGGAAGCTGAAAAGACAATACTATGAGTAAGCCTGCTTaccacattaaataaaaagacagtgattttaacaaatatttattgtaatttgcTACAGAATTTGATTGTGAGTGAGAACAGtctattttttaaatcctttttcAGCAGTCATGGGAATACTATTggtcaaaatatgttttaaccCTGGAGTTAATCCATTGATTGATCCTTGCACAGATCCATGTCCATTTCTGTGGAGGGAAAGGCAGAAGATTCAACTGTGTCTTTAGGCCAGTACATTTTGATTGAGGGTGACGACGATGATAATCCTTTTGTGGGACAACTTTGCAAACTGTACACTGATGGTAGGAATACGCCCggtttttatgcaaaatacattCTGAGTCGGACCGTAACCTGTGTTGGTGTATGTAACATTTGTACCCAGATTCAGGAAAGAAGAAGACTGCAGTAGTTCAGTGGTTTGTGCGGATGTGCGAAGTACCTCAGAATAAACGTAAGCTCTTAGGCAGAGAACCCCATCCACAAGAGATATTTTTCTACCGGGATCGCTCTTGTGATAATGAGGTGGACGGAGAGACCATCCTTGGAGCAGTGCAGGTAAGCTAGcatggttttatgttttaaattatgatgGGATTGGTCATATTTGTACACAATGAATGATTACTGTGTAgttcattcaaatgattcattctagtttttaaatgtaaaataaataaaaaatgtataatataatttttttcaataaaggtatttgttattattttatttaatatggtaatatggtatttatataataaaatctaatgatttttttatttaatcaattattattgatgatgatgatgatgatgatttttcCATTATatccaataattatttttaattttcattctaGATTGAGTATGTCCCAGCTCAGGATTCTTTCCCAGAGGGCAAGAGCAAAGACATACTATTTGTCAAGCTCTTGTGGGATACCAAATCCTTCAGTGTTTTGGATCCTGATCTGATGCAGCCCCCTCAGAGCCCTAAATCTCCCCCAGCGTCTTCCCAGTGCCCTCTGACTCGTGCTCTTCCAACCCCAGACCCCTCAGTAATGAAACGGGCCATGTCAGTCACTCTCAGCCGTTGCAGCATGAGCACTGGCAAAATTAACTCCAGTGAAGCGGAGTCTCTTCACTCTGCCTCCAAACTCTCTGCAGCTAAAGCTCTTAGTGCAAAGAGGAGAAGCCGAGCTTCCTCTGGGCCACATGTTCGCAAAAAGCTGGACTTGTGCAGTGAGTGGCATCCATACagacattttttgctttttaaggaatagttcgctcaaaaattaaaacttgtgtataacatttaaaagtttgtatCTTTATCAGAacacattttgagaaatttaaaGGCATTTCCTGCCCACctgtggatcctctgcagtgaatgggtgccgtcagaataaaagCTGAAACCTGAGTAATTCACACAACTCCAGTGTGTTGTGAAGCGAAAAGTGTTAAGTTAAAGCAACTTTAAACCGTCACTTCTAACCAAAATAACGATCCATAATCTAATTCCTCCACTTCCTCCAGTAAAAGACAGTAGCTTGTTGTCCTCTCACAGCAAAAGCCACAGACATTTGTTAATAGGAATCAATTCATTTTTCCTTGATAggggactctctctctcttattggAAGCAACAGTTTAAATCTATAAAGGTCTTAaggatggatttgtttattacaaaaatgctttttcattcacaagacattaattgatagACTAGAGTTGTGTGGGTTACTTGGTGAGCAAGTGTTATTTTGTGAATTAAAGAGCAACTTTCTTCTTAGggagctattcctttaatggtttcaaaagcattaaactGAACACCAGTGTTTTTCTTGCATTATGGTAGGTCCGACTAAAAACATGTCCCGAGATGATGTTCTGGGGGAGATTCTTGATGAACACACAGAGAAGACGCTGACGTCTAAGCTGAACACGTCTCCAACTGGTCGCATCTCCATTTCTATTAGACTAACTCCACTAAATCCTGACGAGCGTGTCTCTTCACCGTCCTCACACAGCCCTGATAACCCCAAACTGACTGCACATGACAAAGATGATGCAAACAGGTACATCTATTCACACTGGAAATTATGTATTGGTTTTTATATACGGCTTATTATTTCTACTTAATACACTGCTGATTGctttagttgttgttttgttaattgtttaGTTCTTCACACATTAAGACTTTAATATCCTATATCGTTATAAAACTGAGCTATAAGTAGAATGTAGTTATGAAAGTCCTGCTGCCCTCCTAGTGTCTTTCTTGGGGTGCAGCCAAttggagatgatgatgatgatcaagAGCCACTAATTAGCACAGGCAGAACACCTCGGAAGAGAGAGGCAACCCCTAGGAGAGCAGGTCTAAGAGGCCTTAAGTGAGTCATGTTCATCTATTTCTCCACAGAGGGGATACAGactcatttgtttttctggATAGGGTTTGGCTGTCTTTATTAAACACAAAGGCACTTTTTCCACTCTTAATGCATTGTTTGAGCACGCACCTTTCATCCAGACCAGTGCACCGGTGTTCCCACCCTGTTTTTTATGCATTGCCTTGTTTAATTTGAGTATGAAATGGCCCATAAAGTAACCTAATGTGTTTTTTCAAACAAGGGCAAGAACTCCATCCAGGAGGAAAGATTCAGCTGTAGTCAGAGAACCAGCACTGGCTGCTTTGTAAGTGTTGCAGGGGCCTTTTGATATTGTATTTGATGATGCATTGTGATATATATTGCCATCTAAAACAAGCAGCGATTTTGTGCAAGGGTTTTAGAAATGGAAGACATTTTAGTGTTGACCAGTGGGAGGCAGCATATAACTTAATTTTGCGTCGGTATACAGTAATTTAATGGCACTGATCCATGACGGGATCTTGAGGCAAGGAGACAAATTTCTCAACAACCACATTTAAAAGTTCCTTCTGAATGCACATGatgatttatttgaattatatctGTTGCACTGTAAGGTGCATTTATACTTGATTGGTTAGTGTCATGTAATTGTAACTTGcagtgatattaaaatgtgacGTGTGTGGAGAAAAAATTTTAGCTCTAAAACATTTAGAAGTTCAGTTATCCAGGCCAGGTTGAAGTTATTGCATTTTCCTCTTATATGATCTTGCAATGGTGTGATAGTGGATTGTTTAAACCTGGCATGCATGCATactcatattacatattatgcCTACTtcatattacttattatttcCCTCTGTTAACAAACTGATAGAGCTGAAGAGGAGCATGAAGATTCACCCATCCAGACTGCTGCCACTCCTCGCTCTAAAAGGAAGTCTGCCCAACTTGTGTCCTCGCGCATCAGAAAGCAGCTGTaggttccacaaaaaaaaaacatgcatacatacatacttgGGGCTTTTCACACAGGATGCTTGCATTCTAGCTGCGCTGTCTTACTGGatgttgttttgcattttaattaaaactccTGCGTTACCTCTTTTTACAGAAATTTAGTAAACAACAAGCTTGACCTGCTGTCAGATGGTGAGGATGGGGATGATGATGACTGCTTTGTACCTACTAAAATGGATCTGCAGAGTAGCAGCGATGAGGACGAGAATGCAAAGATTGACGGAGAAGATGAGCTTATCATAAAGAAGCGTAGAGGATCCCGAACACCCCGGTCTACAGAAAAAACTCGTGTTTCTGCTAGAACCCCTCGGAAAACTCCCAGCAAGAAGGTTCAAAGTTGTTGATTTTTGCTTCTTCCTGCTAGCAGTTAACACTCTTTCACAAACACCGgatgtgacatttatttatcttttttaatttaattccagACTGCTCCAGCCACCCCACGTACACCACGTCATGCCACTCCCAGCATACCCAGCAGGAGCGCACCGGCCAGGAAGCCAGGGAATGTTCTGGAAGAAGCACGGGCACGGTAAGCATCTCCACAGACTACACTCCCAAAGTTATGTTTAACTAGCAAAACTATATGTAACTActatgtttaaatgtttggagtcaattttttaaattgacagacttttttctagttattttgaactttctatttataagAGAATACGgagttaaatgttatttttcaacaCTGTTTACaacattgataaaaaatacaaaatgttcttatttaCCAAATCAGAATACTGAAGTGATTTCTAAAAGATGATATGACACTAAAGACTTGGCTCCTGAACTGAGTTTGTTATCAGTGGaatgaatgtaattttagaatgtttctaaatattacaggtttgctaaattaattaatttttgcgAACAGGTTACATGTTTCCTCTGTTCCTGAGTCTTTGCCGTGTCGAGAACAGGAGTTTCAGGACATCTACAACTTTGTGGAGAGTAAAGTTATTGATGGCACTGGAGGGTAATTAGATTTAGCATCCATCATCTCAtaaaggtgttttttgtttttttaaatatcataaagCCAATGTTTCTTCTACAGGTGTATGTATATCTCAGGTGTTCCTGGTACTGGTAAAACTGCAACAGTACATGAGGTGATTCGGTCCCTTCAGCAGTCTGCTGAACAAGACGAGATCCCTCACTTCCGCTTCATCGAGATCAATGGCATGAAAATGACCGATCCGCACCAGGCTTATGTACAAATACTGCAGGTCTGTATGTCGCCTCCTTTTTTAAAGTCTCATCATTATGTAGTATTTTCTAAGGTTTTATGCTCTGATTCTGCTCTGGTAGAAACTGGCTGATCAAAAAGCAACACCTGATCATGCAGCTGCACTACTGGAGAAGCGCTTCAGCGCGTCCGCACCCAAAAAAGAGACAACTGTGCTTCTAGTAGATGAGGTGAGACATCTGTTACTAGTGAcactaatcatttttattcattttaaaaatcattattaataaaccatttaaatcaTAACAAGCCTTTAAGTGCCTACAGCACAGAAGTAATGATTATGAATGAGTCAGTGAAAAACAGCAAGGAGgctgaattaacattttaattttttggtcaGCTAGTGCTTTCTTTGTTTTCGTTCTAAGAGATGAAGTCTGTGATATGGACTTGTCATCCCCACAGTATTGAATGCGCCTGTATGTGTCAAGCAGATTACATATTCTGAGAGGGTTTGTTTCCCATTTGAATTGGTTTATGTAAATGTAGACATTTCAGTCTCTATTGATGTTTTAACACAAGTATACAGTGTTTTGCACTCAAGTTTAGTGAGATAAAGATATCAGACAGCGCACCctgtttgctttcattattttacaaaagcacaattttttgttgttgtgagtGCACACAAATTAACAGAATCTttagagatttaaaaaatgtattactattaCCTGTATGAGCAAGAATAGGGGAGTATTTTAAGTGCAAGTAAGCCCACCGGCTTCTCCACTAGTCCGCTATTACTAACAGATTTCCAATGATAAGCCATATGTTAGAGGATGATGAAAGATAAGCAAGCATTTGGATGTCCTGCCTGATGTACTACATAGACCAGGACTGCTTGACTTTGCcaatgtggattttttttttgcaacacatACAGTTTTGGTTAACCAATTCTCTTCTGGTAAATTAATGATTAGACTGCTATACTTTCAATTTACCTTCATTAATTATAAAgctgcttgtttttaaaaatttgttgtACTTTGTACAAAAAGGATCTGTCCAATCTTCTCCagtctgaaatgtattttcatgcctcatcttttttttttttttttttatttattctttccaGCTTGACCTCTTGTGGACCcgtaaacaaaatgtaatgtataactTGTTTGATTGGCCAACAAGGCGCAATGCTCGTCTGGTGGTTCTTACTATTGCGAACACTATGGATTTGCCTGAGAGGATCATGATTAACCGTGTTGCAAGTCGACTGGTAAAACAATTTTACAACATTTGAGATGCCTTTCAGTTAGAATTAAAAAGGACTGTGGCTGCTGtaaataatggaaataaaacacaaatgtcatttgtttttatccaGGGACTAACAAGAATGTCCTTTCAGCCATATACCTTTAAACAGCTGCAACAGATCATCACATCAAGACTGAACAGAGTGAAGGCTTTTGAAGAAGATGCTCTCCAGCTAGTCTCAAGAAAGGTGTGAAACCATGTTATCTTGGGCATTGTGGGTTACGTCTTAAGCAATCTAGGGGTCTCTGCACTGATTTTGGGCTACAagatgttatttgttatttaaacgTAACATGTCAGTTACAGTAGAAGATTGTGGTCTTCTAGGTGGCAGCGCTTTCAGGTGATGCACGACGTTGCCTTGATATCTGCAGACGGGCCACAGAGATTTGTGAGCACTCTGGAAGTCATGAGAACAGCAGTGGATTGGTGGGGATGAGTCATGTGATGGAGGCTTTAGATGAGATGTTCTCCTCTTCCTACATCGCAGCAATCAGGTGAAAAAGAAACGTGAAagcacaataacaaaaaactgaaatgtaaaaattcgaCTCCAatcatttcattcttttaaatgttgttattgtaGGTGTGCTTCTGTTCAGGAGCAGCTTTTCCTAAGGGCTGTTATTGCTGAGTTTCGTCGCCTGGGTCTAGAAGAGGCCACTTTCCAACAGGTAGTTAACTTATAATTTATAGCAGCCTTCATTCTAATCATGATCTATATTTCACTAAATACAATTCTAGCAATTGTATAACCTAAAAGAatgaatgtatgtttattttcttcttcacaGGTGTTTGTTCAGCACCAGGCTCTGTGTCGTGTTGAGGGTCTGCAGCCTGTGAGTGTGTCTGAAGGATTGGCCATCTGTCAGAGACTGGGTTCTTGTCGCCTGCTTCTCCTTGAGGGAAGCCGCCTGGACCTGTTTCTCCGTATCCGGCTCAACGTTAGTCAGGATGATGTGCTTTATGCCTTGAAAGCTGACTAAAACTCAGGCTTACCGAGTCACAATTGGCACCCTTTGTGGATCCCTACTCAGTCCGTCCACTTTTTGGATGGTCAATGAGCAGATTTTACCTGGAGCTTCACAGTTAAATCCTTATGAATGGAATGTAGATATTGTCCCAAGtgtgttttgaataaaatatacatttttaatgcttaaaattatATGTGTTGTTCTATAAATAAGTTTTAACATGCCTTTTTGCTTTAGATCACGTCTTTCAATTTCActctttaatgtatttgaaatgttttcagaaaGGCTTAATTCTAAAGCAGGTTTTATGTGTTTTACTGTGTGAAAGCAAGAACCacatatttgatgtttatcatttaatgactgtaaaatgtacaattcttCATAATATGCACAATATTGTTGGATATTTTTCAGATTGTACTTGTGATGTCTTGATACAATAAAGCTATTTACTGATCAGACCTCATCGTGAGACATAAATTGCTTCGTAATCAGTATTTCAGATAACATATTGCGACTATAACAAGCATAGTAATTGCTAAAGATTCACTAAAACATATATAGCTAAAATGCAAGTTAATGAATATTAAGGGTTAAATCACGCTTAAGCGCTATTCAAAATACCAGTAACATCCTTAATTAccaaaaaaatcttactaattAAAACGCTTTCACACCCATCACATTAACATAAGACCGGTGTGATAAATGTGTTTACCAGCAATTGTCTGTGCAAAGTACAACCATTAACATAAAAACCTGTTAACATTTGTATGATATCAATTTAAGTAccaggaaaaaatatttatagtccACGAACACAACCAAGGTGTTAGTCTATAAAAGTACTCCCACAACTTTGAAGTAAATATTTGactaaaaaatctaaaagcctcatcaaagaaaacaaatgtcaCATTTTCGCTTTTGAAGTCACAAAATACCCCACTGACACCCATTAATGTACATGTTTGAGTTTGCAAACCGATAAGCAAGTTGTACTTTGATAACATGCCATTGATGGTGTTTTTGGTAACCTAAAATTTGAAAATACCATTTATATGATGCACGTTTACTTTCTTATTATTCTTTTGCAAGCCAGTGGTCTGACATTTGGCATGTCTAGATATTCTTGAATGATTTGGTTTGTGGTATGATGAAACTTAAGTGCAGTTCCTTCTTGGTGATGATTAAGGTTCATGCATTGAACAATTTCTACTTAAAACGTCTGTTTCTTAGAGTCTCACATGCTGCTTCTCTCATTCCACAGAAACTTGGAATTTGTAAGATTTTATCcaaaactttatatatacatatagaggCTTATGAGCTTAATTTATGAGAACCTCACTCTCCATTTGCTTCATACGCTTCTGCTGTGATCTCCATATTGGTATACTGGCGACAGGCTGAGTGATACTCTTCAAGATCAGACTGTTCCGCCAGAAGGAGATAGGAATGGTTGAGAATATTTGTGCTGCATTCTGGGAAGGTGGTAGAACAGGTACTGGGGCAACAGTGTAGTTTTTCATTAGCCAGATGAGATAAAGCAGCATCCCCATACACATAGTCATTCCCTGTAAAGCATGGGATCGTATCATTGTTCAAAATTACATAATCTTGAGCCATCTCCAAATCCTCTCTGAAATTCTCCTTATTTTTTACATCAGCTAAGAAGCCACGATcagggagagaaagacaggTGGACTTCTTACAGGATTTTACTGAAGTTTCTTTCTCGGGCAGAATCTCCAACACTGATGT
This window encodes:
- the prpf38a gene encoding pre-mRNA-splicing factor 38A, with amino-acid sequence MANRTVKDANSIHGTNPQYLVEKIIRTRIYESKYWKEECFGLTAELVVDKAMELKFVGGVYGGNIKPTPFLCLTLKMLQIQPEKDIIVEFIKNEDFKYVRLLGAMYMRLTGTSVDCYKYLEPLYNDYRKIKSQNRNGEFELMHVDEFIDELLHAERVCDIILPRLQKRQVLEEAELLDARISALEEDLDEVETSDEEDEEEEKPERVQTPEPHRRSYRDMDRPRRSPSPRYRRSRSPRRRSRSPKRRSPSPRRDRDRDRHRSKSPRRHRSRSRDRRHRSKSPGHHRSHRHRSHSKSPESRSKKSHKRSRRGNE
- the orc1 gene encoding origin recognition complex subunit 1 isoform X1, with translation MSRYITRLRMRRTYKWNGRPVGEDRKLKRQYYESMSISVEGKAEDSTVSLGQYILIEGDDDDNPFVGQLCKLYTDDSGKKKTAVVQWFVRMCEVPQNKRKLLGREPHPQEIFFYRDRSCDNEVDGETILGAVQIEYVPAQDSFPEGKSKDILFVKLLWDTKSFSVLDPDLMQPPQSPKSPPASSQCPLTRALPTPDPSVMKRAMSVTLSRCSMSTGKINSSEAESLHSASKLSAAKALSAKRRSRASSGPHVRKKLDLCSPTKNMSRDDVLGEILDEHTEKTLTSKLNTSPTGRISISIRLTPLNPDERVSSPSSHSPDNPKLTAHDKDDANSVFLGVQPIGDDDDDQEPLISTGRTPRKREATPRRAGLRGLKARTPSRRKDSAVVREPALAALAEEEHEDSPIQTAATPRSKRKSAQLVSSRIRKQLNLVNNKLDLLSDGEDGDDDDCFVPTKMDLQSSSDEDENAKIDGEDELIIKKRRGSRTPRSTEKTRVSARTPRKTPSKKTAPATPRTPRHATPSIPSRSAPARKPGNVLEEARARLHVSSVPESLPCREQEFQDIYNFVESKVIDGTGGCMYISGVPGTGKTATVHEVIRSLQQSAEQDEIPHFRFIEINGMKMTDPHQAYVQILQKLADQKATPDHAAALLEKRFSASAPKKETTVLLVDELDLLWTRKQNVMYNLFDWPTRRNARLVVLTIANTMDLPERIMINRVASRLGLTRMSFQPYTFKQLQQIITSRLNRVKAFEEDALQLVSRKVAALSGDARRCLDICRRATEICEHSGSHENSSGLVGMSHVMEALDEMFSSSYIAAIRCASVQEQLFLRAVIAEFRRLGLEEATFQQVFVQHQALCRVEGLQPVSVSEGLAICQRLGSCRLLLLEGSRLDLFLRIRLNVSQDDVLYALKAD
- the orc1 gene encoding origin recognition complex subunit 1 isoform X2; the protein is MSRYITRLRMRRTYKWNGRPVGEDRKLKRQYYESMSISVEGKAEDSTVSLGQYILIEGDDDDNPFVGQLCKLYTDDSGKKKTAVVQWFVRMCEVPQNKRKLLGREPHPQEIFFYRDRSCDNEVDGETILGAVQIEYVPAQDSFPEGKSKDILFVKLLWDTKSFSVLDPDLMQPPQSPKSPPASSQCPLTRALPTPDPSVMKRAMSVTLSRCSMSTGKINSSEAESLHSASKLSAAKALSAKRRSRASSGPHVRKKLDLCSPTKNMSRDDVLGEILDEHTEKTLTSKLNTSPTGRISISIRLTPLNPDERVSSPSSHSPDNPKLTAHDKDDANRARTPSRRKDSAVVREPALAALAEEEHEDSPIQTAATPRSKRKSAQLVSSRIRKQLNLVNNKLDLLSDGEDGDDDDCFVPTKMDLQSSSDEDENAKIDGEDELIIKKRRGSRTPRSTEKTRVSARTPRKTPSKKTAPATPRTPRHATPSIPSRSAPARKPGNVLEEARARLHVSSVPESLPCREQEFQDIYNFVESKVIDGTGGCMYISGVPGTGKTATVHEVIRSLQQSAEQDEIPHFRFIEINGMKMTDPHQAYVQILQKLADQKATPDHAAALLEKRFSASAPKKETTVLLVDELDLLWTRKQNVMYNLFDWPTRRNARLVVLTIANTMDLPERIMINRVASRLGLTRMSFQPYTFKQLQQIITSRLNRVKAFEEDALQLVSRKVAALSGDARRCLDICRRATEICEHSGSHENSSGLVGMSHVMEALDEMFSSSYIAAIRCASVQEQLFLRAVIAEFRRLGLEEATFQQVFVQHQALCRVEGLQPVSVSEGLAICQRLGSCRLLLLEGSRLDLFLRIRLNVSQDDVLYALKAD